From a single Silene latifolia isolate original U9 population chromosome 6, ASM4854445v1, whole genome shotgun sequence genomic region:
- the LOC141586612 gene encoding putative xyloglucan glycosyltransferase 12 yields the protein MSPAWWDHSQKHRGTPVVVKMENPNWSISEIESPAMTSSPPSSPTWNRKMRGRNAKQLTWVLLLKANRAAGCLSSVAAAVRRRVESSKTDSDESTRDRLVRTRFNTFIKVVLYMSVVLLVFETAAYLRGVGVRGVFDWVYVNWVRVRVEYLAPPLQWLANGCIVLFLVQSLDRLVLCLGCFWIRVRKIKPVANVGFGDLEGGGYFPMVLVQIPMCNEREVYQQSIGAVCNLDWPKDRLLIQVLDDSDDPTTQMLIKEEVHTWQSEGANIIYRHRVDRHGYKAGNLKSAMSCSYVKDYEFVAIFDADFQPAPDFLKQTVVHFKDNEEVGLVQARWSFVNKDENLLTRLQYINLSFHFEVEQQVNGIFINFFGFNGTAGVWRIKALEESGGWLERTTVEDMDIAVRAHLKGWKFVYLNDVECQCELPESYEAYRKQQHRWHSGPMQLFRLCLPDVIKAKIGFWKKANMIFLFFLLRKLILPFYSFTLFCIILPMTMFIPEAQLPAWVVCYIPAAMSLLNILPAPKSFPFIVPYLLFENTMSVTKFNAMISGLFQLGSAYEWVVTKKSGRSSEGDLVSLTDKEPLHQRGFSEPTIGQNRPKIKKKKKHNRIYMKELSLAFLLLTAAARSLLSAQGIHFYFLLFQGISFLLVGLDLIGEQVN from the exons ATGTCGCCGGCGTGGTGGGACCACAGCCAAAAACACCGAGGAACGCCGGTGGTCGTAAAAATGGAGAACCCTAACTGGTCAATCTCAGAAATCGAATCACCGGCGATGACGTCATCACCGCCGTCGTCGCCGACGTGGAACCGTAAAATGCGGGGTAGAAATGCGAAGCAGCTGACGTGGGTGCTCCTCCTTAAGGCGAATCGCGCTGCCGGTTGTCTCTCCTCCGTCGCCGCCGCCGTACGACGGCGAGTTGAGTCCAGTAAAACCGATTCCGACGAGTCGACTCGGGACCGACTCGTTCGGACTCGGTTCAACACGTTCATTAAGGTTGTTCTGTATATGTCGGTGGTGTTGTTGGTGTTTGAAACGGCGGCGTATTTGAGAGGGGTGGGGGTACGGGGAGTGTTTGATTGGGTTTATGTGAATTGGGTTCGGGTTCGGGTTGAGTATCTTGCGCCACCGTTGCAGTGGCTGGCGAATGGGTGTATAGTGTTGTTTTTGGTTCAGTCGTTGGACCGGTTGGTTCTCTGTTTAGGATGTTTTTGGATCCGAGTTAGGAAAATTAAGCCGGTGGCGAATGTCGGGTTTGGTGATTTAGAAGGTGGTGGTTATTTTCCTATGGTGCTTGTTCAGATACCTATGTGTAATGAGCGCGAG GTGTATCAGCAGAGTATAGGGGCAGTGTGTAACTTAGACTGGCCGAAGGATAGGTTGTTAATTCAGGTGTTGGATGACTCGGATGATCCGACTACCCAAATGTTGATTAAAGAGGAGGTGCATACGTGGCAGTCGGAAGGTGCCAATATTATTTACCGGCATAGGGTTGATAGACATGGGTACAAAGCTGGTAATCTGAAGTCTGCTATGAGTTGTAGCTACGTAAAGGATTATGAGTTTGTTGCCATTTTCGATGCTGATTTTCAGCCCGCTCCTGATTTTCTCAAGCAGACCGTTGTTCATTTCAAG GACAATGAAGAGGTGGGGTTAGTACAAGCGAGATGGTCATTTGTGAACAAAGACGAGAACTTGCTAACGAGGCTGCAATACATAAACCTGTCATTCCACTTTGAAGTAGAGCAACAAGTAAATGGCATCTTTATCAACTTCTTTGGGTTCAACGGGACGGCGGGTGTGTGGAGAATAAAGGCACTTGAAGAGTCTGGTGGGTGGTTAGAGAGAACCACTGTTGAGGACATGGACATTGCGGTCCGTGCACATCTTAAAGGCTGGAAATTTGTATATCTTAATGATGTTGAG TGTCAATGTGAACTACCGGAATCTTACGAAGCTTACAGAAAGCAACAACATAGATGGCATTCAGGGCCAATGCAGTTATTCCGCCTTTGTTTGCCGGATGTCATTAAAGCAAAG ATTGGATTTTGGAAGAAGGCTAATATGatctttcttttcttccttttgagGAAACTGATATTACCCTTTTACTCGTTCACTCTCTTCTGTATAATCCTTCCCATGACAATGTTCATCCCTGAGGCACAGCTGCCTGCTTGGGTTGTCTGCTACATTCCGGCTGCTATGTCCTTACTCAACATCCTTCCGGCCCCAAAATCTTTCCCATTCATTGTTCCTTATCTTCTTTTTGAGAATACAATGTCAGTCACCAAGTTTAATGCCATGATTTCCGGGTTATTCCAACTGGGTAGTGCCTATGAGTGGGTTGTCACGAAAAAATCAGGCCGCTCATCTGAGGGAGACCTCGTTAGTTTAACCGACAAAGAACCACTACACCAAAGAGGCTTCTCAGAACCTACAATCGGGCAAAATCGTCCCAAGattaaaaagaagaagaagcacAATAGGATATACATGAAGGAACTATCACTTGCATTCCTGTTATTGACAGCAGCAGCGAGGAGTCTTCTTTCGGCTCAGGGCATTCACTTCTACTTCTTGCTTTTTCAGGGGATTTCATTCTTGCTAGTTGGTCTTGATCTGATTGGTGAACAGGTTAATTAA